Proteins from a genomic interval of Sesamum indicum cultivar Zhongzhi No. 13 unplaced genomic scaffold, S_indicum_v1.0 scaffold00164, whole genome shotgun sequence:
- the LOC105179475 gene encoding probable LRR receptor-like serine/threonine-protein kinase At2g24230, protein MKVLFIFMLFISSLVFLAESSTSACNSSDQALLARAFASVSGFNISWFFNTSLSNCTTPPISEIQLSSRNLSGTVSWKFMKNMTQLRKIDLSNNSLTGSVPPLIWLLPRLAEIDLSKNQLGGAIGFPKPGLLRSSPVRKIDLSFNRFKNFTYLSNFPNLRFLNLSHNDFQAVLPFWFTNLTNLESLDISGCNVLGNLKPVSGLQFLKYLDISSNHFTGKFPADFPPLGNLVFLNISFNNFSGFLGSKEVHRFGSSAFTHAGNLIFRSNTTTSPDLHIKRHRPTPLLHRPPPKTPQKNLNSVKKKIHKSGTRKTLILVTSIASSFLLLVVGISTYCLYKKRKIARQNKWSISKPIQIPFRIEKSGPFSFETESGSSWIADIKEPTSAPVVMFEKPLMNLTFKDLIAATSHFGKESLLAEGRCGPLYRAVLPGDLHVAIKVLENARRLSHDDAVAMFEDFSRLKHPNLLPISGYCIAGKEKLVLYEFMANGDLHRWLHELPTGAPNVEDWSTDTWEIQNGTHNTSPEKMEWRTRHRIAVGVARGLAYLHHGRSKPVVHGHLVPSNILLADDFEPRITDFALSQDRAGVSTEEDVYNFGVVLVELLTGQLGSSETIDWMRRLVKDGQAGKALDTRLRGGGSDSVSEMVECLRVGYLCTAESPGKRPTMQQVLGLLKDVHPSPLELI, encoded by the exons ATGAAAGTCCTCTTCATATTCATGCTTTTCATTTCTTCACTCGTCTTTCTAGCAGAATCATCAACATCAGCTTGCAATAGTTCCGACCAAGCTCTTCTCGCCAGGGCCTTCGCCTCTGTTTCCGGCTTCAACATTTCTTGGTTCTTCAACACCTCTCTCTCCAACTGTACAACCCCTCCAATCTCCGAAATACAGCTCTCTTCCAGAAATCTCAGCGGCACAGTCTCATGGAAGTTCATGAAGAATATGACGCAGCTTCGGAAGATAGATCTCTCCAACAATTCTCTGACGGGCTCTGTTCCGCCGCTCATATGGCTTCTCCCCAGACTTGCTGAAATCGACCTGTCCAAGAATCAGTTGGGTGGTGCGATTGGGTTTCCTAAACCGGGGTTGTTGAGGTCTTCACCGGTTCGAAAGATTGATCTTTCGTTTAATAGGTTCAAGAACTTCACTTACCTTTCAAATTTTCCTAATCTTCGCTTTCTTAATCTTTCGCATAATGATTTCCAAGCTGTGTTGCCTTTTTGGTTCACCAACTTAACCAATCTTGAATCTCTTGACATTTCTGGCTGTAATGTTTTGGGGAATTTAAAGCCGGTTTCGGGGCttcaattcttgaaatatcTAGATATTTCAAGCAATCACTTCACTGGAAAATTCCCTGCTGATTTCCCACCATTAGGTAACCTTGTGTTCTTGAACATCTCCTTCAATAACTTCTCGGGGTTTTTGGGCTCAAAAGAGGTCCACAGATTTGGTAGTTCCGCTTTCACTCATGCTGGCAACCTCATCTTTCGGAGTAACACTACCACCTCGCCTGACCTACACATCAAACGTCATCGACCTACTCCACTACTCCACAGACCACCGCCCAAAACCCCGCAGAAGAATCTCAACTCCGTCAAGAAAAAGATACACAAATCAGGAACCCGGAAAACATTAATCTTAGTCACCTCAATAGCATCATCCTTCCTGCTCCTGGTCGTCGGTATTTCCACTTACTGCCTGtacaagaagagaaaaatcGCCAGGCAAAACAAATGGTCCATCTCAAAGCCAATCCAAATCCCATTCCGGATAGAGAAATCCGGCCCGTTTTCATTCGAGACAGAATCCGGGTCCTCATGGATTGCTGATATCAAAGAGCCCACCTCAGCTCCAGTGGTGATGTTTGAGAAGCCATTGATGAACCTCACATTCAAGGACCTGATTGCGGCCACGTCACACTTTGGGAAAGAATCCCTCCTCGCAGAGGGAAGGTGTGGACCCCTTTACCGCGCCGTGCTGCCAGGCGACCTCCACGTGGCGATCAAAGTCCTGGAAAATGCTAGGAGGCTTAGCCACGATGATGCCGTGGCCATGTTTGAAGACTTTTCCAGGCTCAAACACCCAAATCTACTGCCGATTTCTGGCTACTGCATTGCCG GTAAAGAGAAGTTGGTGTTGTACGAGTTTATGGCCAATGGCGATCTCCACCGATGGCTGCATGAACTCCCAACAGGAGCGCCCAACGTTGAAGACTGGAGTACCGACACATGGGAGATCCAAAATGGGACCCACAACACTTCGCCGGAGAAGATGGAATGGCGTACGCGCCACCGCATCGCTGTCGGGGTGGCAAGAGGACTTGCCTATCTTCACCACGGCCGGTCCAAGCCGGTGGTTCATGGCCATTTAGTGCCATCAAATATATTGTTGGCGGACGACTTCGAGCCACGGATAACTGATTTTGCACTGAGCCAGGATCGAGCCGGCGTCTCCACCGAGGAGGATGTGTACAACTTTGGCGTGGTACTAGTCGAATTGCTGACTGGTCAATTGGGTTCGTCGGAGACCATTGATTGGATGAGGCGGCTAGTGAAGGACGGGCAAGCGGGGAAGGCGCTGGACACAAGGCTGAGGGGCGGCGGAAGCGACTCAGTGAGTGAGATGGT